The Zingiber officinale cultivar Zhangliang chromosome 10A, Zo_v1.1, whole genome shotgun sequence genome contains a region encoding:
- the LOC122026334 gene encoding uncharacterized ATP-dependent helicase C29A10.10c-like: MKLKEEKSESAQNIAQASVSMATNFEVANKIRMPRLSGGQGGHATEREGEWSDMDGNIDGIARISSNKQEILNGEIAEKQIVNEVNEPCAVKTDENSDNNSSFLGITTDKTGEAIKDLKVDGPVSDNHGSLDCSSRVDVLSDGLEESSDGKPKKVRGVEASHALRFANNLIKRPKVDEHKEAMLGKKRARQTVFIDVEDARQASSTKTTPRRQTSFSAPIVTHIIRDTTDAHTPVIDQGTELPNTKDQKQAYIMGNEGSSTIELTDMKSEPNGDVIPRGLTRPKKLNHECFSETYPQVPRQGSWKQSPDHRQFKSSLLPSQKLPVAQNNTDQKSDTKKIPSLKRQISSNPQYQDTSVERFLREVTSEKFWHNPEEMELQRVPGHFESVEEYVRVFEPLLFEECRAQLYSTYEELQENVTRDAHIMVRVKNVEKRERGWYDVIVLPVHDFKWTFKEGDVAVLTYPSPGAGRSGRRNNFGANEDGKHESAGRAVGTVRRHFPIDPRDQTGAIIHFYVGDLYDSSSKFDDYILRKLEPKTTWYLTTLGALATAQREYIALHAFRRLNIQMQTAILKPSPEHFPKYEEGAPAMPDCFTQNFVDHLHRTFNPPQLAAIQWAAMHTAAGTNNRGTKRQDPWPFTLVQGPPGTGKTHTVWGMLNVIHLVQYQHYYTALLKKLAPESYKQTTESNLVNVSSGSIDEVLQNMDQSLLRTLPKLCPKPRMLVCAPSNAATDELLARVLDRGFIDGEMKVYRPDVARVGVDSQTRAAQAVSVERRTEQLMQKGREEVIKWLHDLKGREAELAHQISRLQRELSVAAAAGRSQGSVGVDPDVLAARDQNRDMLLQYLAAALENRDKVQVEMSRFLILESKFRARTSFNMEDARASLEASFTNEAEIVFTTVSSSGRKIFSRLTHGFDMVVIDEAAQASEVAVLPPLSLGSARCVLVGDPQQLPATVISKAVGTLLYSRSLFERFQQTGCPTLLLSVQYRMHPQIRDFPSRYFYQGRLTDSESIANLDVEAYYRDPLLHPYAFYDITHGRESHRGGSVSYQNVHEAQFSLRLYKHLQNFVKSNGGKKISIGIITPYKLQLKCLQREFQEVLGTEEGKDIYINTVDAFQGQERDVIIMSCVRASNHGVGFVADIRRMNVALTRARRALWVVGNANALVQSEDWAALIADAKSRKCFIDMECIPKEFLLIKGSTASPAKVVLNSTRSSKSCSQRQHRLDMPSEPKSGTQSENENKSDYFPSRNGAFRNIDVMDSQYGSTKWQNPSGVSRRER, encoded by the exons ATGAAACTTaaagaagaaaaatcagaaaGTGCGCAAAATATAGCCCAAGCCTCGGTATCTATGGCCACAAATTTTGAAGTTGCTAATAAAATTAGAATGCCTAGGCTTTCAGGTGGTCAGGGTGGCCATGCAACAGAAAGAGAAGGGGAGTGGTCTGATATGGATGGAAACATAGATGGTATTGCAAGAATTTCAAGCAATAAGCAGGAGATACTCAATGGGGAAATTGCAGAAAAGCAGATTGTTAATGAAGTAAATGAGCCTTGTGCTGTTAAAACTGATGAGAACAGCGACAACAATTCTAGTTTTCTTGGAATTACCACTGACAAAACTGGTGAAGCAATAAAAGACCTGAAAGTTGATGGTCCTGTCTCTGATAACCATGGAAGTTTGGATTGCAGCTCTAGGGTAGATGTGCTGTCTGATGGATTGGAGGAATCTTCAGATGGAAAACCAAAAAAGGTTAGAGGAGTTGAAGCTAGTCATGCTCTGAGATTTGCAAATAATCTTATTAAGAGGCCTAAAGTTGATGAGCACAAGGAGGCAATGTTAGGGAAGAAAAGGGCTAGACAAACTGTCTTTATTGACGTGGAGGATGCTAGACAGGCTAGTTCTACGAAAACTACGCCTAGGAGGCAAACATCTTTTTCAGCACCAATTGTTACCCATATTATTAGGGATACCACCGATGCTCATACTCCTGTTATTGACCAGGGCACTGAATTGCCTAATACTAAAGATCAAAAGCAAGCATATATCATGGGCAATGAAGGCAGTTCAACTATAGAATTAACTGACATGAAAAGTGAACCAAATGGGGATGTAATTCCAAGAGGTCTTACTCGCCCTAAGAAGCTGAACCACGAGTGCTTTTCGGAAACATATCCACAAGTTCCTAGGCAGGGTTCTTGGAAGCAATCTCCAGACCACAGACAATTTAAAAGCTCCCTTCTTCCATCTCAGAAGCTTCCTGTTGCACAAAACAACACAGATCAAAAGTCGGACACCAAAAAAATTCCTTCTTTGAAGAGGCAGATTTCAAGCAACCCTCAATACCAAGATACATCTGTTGAACGGTTTCTCAGGGAGGTTACAAGTGAGAAATTTTGGCATAATCCAG AAGAGATGGAGTTACAGCGTGTGCCTGGTCATTTCGAGTCTGTTGAAGAGTATGTGAGAGTATTTGAGCCTTTGCTTTTTGAGGAATGTCGAGCACAACTGTACAGTACCTATGAGGAGCTTCAGGAAAATGTAACAAGGGATGCACATATAATGGTTCGTGTAAAGAATGTTGAGAAACGGGAAAGAG GGTGGTATGATGTTATTGTTCTTCCTGTTCATGACTTCAAATGGACTTTTAAGGAAGGTGATGTAGCAGTTTTGACATACCCAAGTCCTGGTGCAG GGAGATCTGGTAGGAGAAATAATTTTGGTGCTAATGAAGATGGTAAGCATGAGTCAGCTGGGCGCGCTGTTGGTACGGTGAGGCGGCATTTTCCTATTGACCCACGTGACCAGACTGGAGCCATTATTCATTTTTATGTTGGGGACTTGTATGATTCTAGTAG CAAGTTTGATGATTATATCCTTAGGAAACTGGAACCCAAGACCACTTGGTATCTAACCACTCTTGGAGCCCTTGCTACTGCTCAGCGGGAATACATAGCTCTTCATGCTTTTCGTCGTCTTAACATTCAG ATGCAAACAGCAATATTGAAACCTAGTCCAGAACATTTTCCCAAATACGAAGAGGGGGCACCTGCTATGCCCGACTGTTTTACTCAAAATTTTGTGGATCATTTGCATAGAACTTTTAATCCTCCACAGTTGGCAGCAATTCAGTGGGCTGCTATGCACACTGCTGCAGGTACAAATAACAGAGGTACTAAGAGACAAGATCCTTGGCCTTTTACACTTGTTCAAGGTCCACCGGGAACTGGGAAAACACACACAGTCTGGGGAATGCTTAATGTGATTCATTTAGTCCAATATCAACACTACTACACTGCACTTCTCAAGAAGCTTGCACCAGAAAGTTATAAGCAAACAACTGAGAGCAATTTGGTTAATGTCAGTAGCGGATCAATAGATGAAGTCTTGCAGAATATGGATCAAAGTCTCCTAAGAACTCTGCCAAAACTTTGTCCTAAACCAAGAATGCTAGTCTGTGCTCCTTCAAATGCTGCAACAGATGAGTTGTTAGCACGTGTTCTTGATCGCGGTTTCATTGACGGGGAGATGAAGGTTTATCGTCCCGACGTAGCTCGGGTTGGAGTTGATTCACAAACCCGTGCTGCCCAGGCAGTCTCTGTCGAGCGAAGAACTGAACAACTTATGCAGAAGGGCCGTGAAGAAGTAATTAAATGGTTGCATGATTTGAAAGGTCGTGAAGCTGAACTGGCACATCAAATATCTCGTTTGCAGAGAGAACTCAGTGTTGCAGCAGCTGCTGGTAGGTCACAAGGATCTGTAGGTGTTGATCCTGATGTTCTTGCTGCTAGGGACCAAAACCGTGATATGCTACTACAGTATCTAGCTGCAGCTCTAGAGAACAGGGACAAAGTTCAAGTTGAGATGTCGCGCTTTCTTATTTTGGAAAGCAAGTTTCGTGCCAGAACTAGCTTTAATATGGAAGATGCTCGAGCCAGCCTTGAAGCAAGTTTTACCAATGAAGCTGAAATTGTCTTTACAACTGTGTCAAGCAGTGGCCGCAAGATATTTTCTCGTCTTACTCATGGATTTGATATGGTGGTCATCGATGAGGCTGCTCAAGCCAGTGAAGTTGCAGTCCTTCCACCACTGTCACTTGGTTCTGCAAGATGTGTTTTGGTAGGTGATCCACAGCAACTTCCTGCAACTGTTATAAGTAAAGCTGTTGGGACTTTGCTTTATAGCAGAAGTCTTTTTGAAAGGTTTCAACAAACAGGATGCCCGACACTGTTATTATCCGTACAGTATAGAATGCACCCTCAAATCCGTGATTTTCCATCAAGATATTTCTATCAAGGACGTCTGACCGACAGCGAGAGCATTGCCAACTTAGATGTTGAGGCTTACTACAGAGATCCTCTGTTACACCCCTATGCCTTTTACGATATTACACATGGGAGGGAGTCCCATAGGGGAGGATCTGTCTCTTACCAGAATGTTCATGAAGCCCAATTTTCTTTGAGGTTGTACAAACATCTACAAAACTTTGTCAAATCAAATGGTGGGAAAAAAATATCCATTGGCATAATTACGCCTTATAAACTTCAGTTGAAGTGCCTACAACGAGAATTTCAGGAGGTTCTTGGCACTGAAGAAGGCAAGGACATTTATATAAACACAGTTGATGCGTTTCAGGGTCAAGAGCGTGATGTAATTATAATGTCATGTGTCCGTGCATCAAACCATGGAGTGGGATTTGTTGCCGATATTCGGCGCATGAACGTTGCACTTACGCGAGCTAGGAGGGCATTATGG GTGGTCGGCAATGCAAATGCTCTCGTGCAATCTGAAGACTGGGCTGCTTTGATAGCTGATGCTAAATCAAGAAAGTGTTTTATTGACATGGAATGTATCCCAAAGGAATTCTTGCTGATAAAAGGATCCACTGCCTCTCCTGCAAAAGTGGTCTTGAATAGCACTAGGAGTTCAAAAAGTTGCAGCCAAAGGCAACATCGGTTGGATATGCCTTCAGAACCCAAGTCTGGAACGCAgtctgaaaatgaaaataaatccgACTACTTTCCATCAAGGAACGGGGCCTTTAGAAATATAGATGTCATGGATTCTCAATATGGCAGTACCAAGTGGCAGAATCCTTCTGGGGTTTCTAGAAGAGAGAGATAA
- the LOC122026335 gene encoding beta-glucosidase BoGH3B-like has protein sequence MGTCETQSLGVLLLLSWAITIQARSSLYVTYKDPSQPVNIRVKELYKLMTLEEKIGQMTQIERTVATPQVLQDYFIGSILSGGGSAPAPNATAQAWIDMVTNFQKASLSTRLGIPMIYGIDAVHGNNNAYGATVFPHNIGLGATRDPYLVKRIGAATALETRATGIPYAFAPCIAVCRDPRWGRCYESYSEDHSVVQAMTDSVLGLQGDIPGDYPRNFPYVAGKNNVAACAKHYVGDGGTQKGINENNTIIDYEGLLSIHMPPFVDSIAKGVASVMVSYSSWNGKKMHANRHLIIGYLKEKLGFKGFVISDWQGIDRITYPPGENYTYSVQASINAGLDMVMVPYNYTGFFSAVKSLVNANVIPMKRIRDAVKRILRVKFIMGLFENPLPDPSLANQLGSQEHRDLAREAVRKSLVLLKNGKPGSQPLLPLQKNAPKILVAGTHADNLGFQCGGWTINWQGSSGQTTAGTTILQGIKSTVDPSTQVVFSENPDADFVRSQGFSYAIVVVGEAPYAETFGDNLNLTIPAPGPSIIQTVCGAVKCVVVLISGRPLVVEPYVPAMDALVAAWLPGSEGQGVADVLFGNFGFTGKLPRTWFKTVAQLPMNVGDTNYDPLFPFGFGLTT, from the exons ATGGGAACATGCGAAACACAATCGTTGGGTGTGCTACTACTATTGTCCTGGGCAATAACCATACAAGCACGTTCATCTTTGTATGTAACATACAAAGATCCCAGTCAACCAGTGAATATTCGAGTGAAAGAACTATATAAGCTCATGACTCTTGAGGAAAAGATAGGCCAAATGACACAAATTGAGAGGACAGTAGCCACACCTCAGGTCTTGCAAGACTATTTCATTG GTAGCATATTAAGTGGTGGTGGAAGTGCTCCTGCTCCGAATGCCACTGCGCAGGCTTGGATAGATATGGTAACCAATTTCCAGAAGGCTAGTTTGTCAACACGCTTGGGAATTCCCATGATTTATGGGATTGATGCTGTTCACGGAAACAATAATGCCTATGGTGCAACGGTGTTTCCACACAACATTGGTCTCGGGGCCACAAG GGATCCTTATCTGGTAAAGAGGATTGGTGCTGCAACGGCACTTGAAACGAGAGCTACAGGCATTCCTTATGCTTTTGCACCCTGTATTGCA GTTTGCAGAGATCCAAGGTGGGGACGGTGCTATGAGAGCTATAGCGAGGATCACAGTGTTGTACAGGCAATGACAGACAGTGTCCTTGGTTTACAAGGAGATATCCCTGGAGACTACCCAAGGAACTTTCCTTATGTCGCTGGAAA GAACAATGTAGCAGCTTGTGCCAAACATTATGTTGGTGATGGTGGCACGCAAAAAGGAATTAATGAGAATAATACTATTATTGATTATGAAGGTCTTCTTAGCATCCATATGCCTCCATTCGTTGATAGCATTGCCAAGGGTGTGGCCAGCGTCATGGTTTCTTATTCAAGTTGGAATGGAAAAAAAATGCACGCCAACCGTCACCTTATCATTGGCTACCTCAAAGAGAAGCTTGGTTTCAAG GGATTCGTAATATCAGACTGGCAGGGGATCGACAGGATCACCTATCCTCCTGGTGAAAATTACACTTACTCAGTTCAAGCTTCAATTAATGCTGGTCTGGACATG GTgatggttccatataattatacAGGGTTCTTTAGCGCCGTGAAGTCCCTTGTTAATGCCAACGTTATTCCCATGAAAAGGATTAGAGATGCAGTAAAAAGGATCTTGCGGGTAAAGTTCATCATGGGCTTGTTCGAGAACCCTCTTCCTGATCCGAGCTTAGCTAATCAGCTTGGATCACAG GAGCACAGAGACTTAGCTAGAGAAGCCGTGAGGAAATCACTCGTGCTTCTAAAAAATGGAAAGCCTGGCTCCCAACCTCTACTGCCCTTGCAAAAGAACGCCCCTAAAATCCTCGTCGCCGGAACTCATGCTGATAACTTGGGTTTCCAGTGCGGTGGTTGGACGATTAATTGGCAAGGAAGCAGTGGACAAACCACTGCCG GTACCACGATCCTTCAAGGCATTAAATCCACAGTTGATCCTTCGACACAGGTGGTCTTCTCGGAGAACCCTGACGCCGACTTTGTGCGGAGCCAAGGATTCTCTTACGCCATTGTTGTGGTCGGGGAGGCACCCTACGCCGAGACGTTCGGGGACAACCTCAACCTCACCATCCCCGCACCTGGACCGAGCATAATCCAAACGGTTTGTGGCGCCGTCAAGTGTGTCGTGGTCCTCATCTCTGGCCGGCCCCTCGTCGTCGAGCCGTACGTTCCGGCGATGGACGCGCTTGTGGCCGCGTGGCTCCCGGGCTCCGAAGGCCAAGGGGTGGCCGATGTCCTCTTCGGAAACTTTGGGTTTACCGGGAAGCTTCCGCGCACCTGGTTCAAGACGGTCGCCCAGCTGCCGATGAACGTCGGCGACACGAATTACGACCCCTTGTTCCCGTTTGGTTTTGGGCTCACAACCTGA